The following are encoded together in the Synchiropus splendidus isolate RoL2022-P1 chromosome 7, RoL_Sspl_1.0, whole genome shotgun sequence genome:
- the araf gene encoding serine/threonine-protein kinase A-Raf, producing the protein MSSTSSSYSSSGETSPEDVPRGGGTIRVYLPNKQRTVVNVRQGQTVYESLDKALKVRGLSQDCCAVFRLLEGRKRLTEWDTDITPLVGEELLVEVLDDIPLTMHNFVRKTFFKLAYCDFCHKFLFNGFRCQTCGYKFHQHCSSKVPTVCVDMDTVSKRCDPSPCTDEYPRIILAESSPSQSNIALTPEPAGMDLLSPTSAFRFPMPSGDGQSLQRHRSTSTPNVHMVSTVGPAGASIIEEVLKFNNTIGPEPSPKLSTSPPSSLGSPGRKPPKSPSEHKERKPSSSDDKKKVHRGGYRDSSYYWEVHSREVNIQKRIGAGSFGTVFKGKWHGDVAIKILKVTEPTPEQLQAFKNEMQVLRKTRHVNILLFMGYMTKPNFAIITQWCEGSSLYCHLHVRETKFDTMRRIEVARQTAQGMDYLHAKNIIHRDLKSNNIFLHEGWTVKIGDFGLATVKSRWSGSQQVEQPSGSILWMAPEVIRMQDPNPYTFQSDVYGYGVVLFELMSGTLPYSNINNRDQILYMVGRGYLSPDLSKLYSTSPKSMKRLIIDCLKFKRDERPLFPQILVAIEQVQDLLPKIERSRSEPSLHRAVHAEDLNPLLFHTTRLMPL; encoded by the exons ATGTCCTCCACATCATCCTCCTACTCCTCGTCAGGAGAAACCAGTCCCGAGGATGTCCCCCGTGGCGGGGGCACCATCAGAGTCTACCTCCCGAACAAACAGAGGACAGTG GTGAATGTTCGTCAAGGACAGACCGTGTACGAGAGTCTGGACAAAGCTCTCAAAGTGAGAGGACTCAGTCAAGACTGCTGTGCTGTATTTCGCCTGCTCGAAGG ACGTAAAAGACTGACAGAATGGGACACTGACATCACACCTCTGGTGGGAGAGGAGCTCTTAGTCGAGGTCCTGGATGATATTCCACTCACCATGCACAACTTT GTACGGAAAACCTTTTTTAAACTGGCATACTGTGATTTTTGCCACAAGTTTCTGTTTAACGGCTTCAGGTGTCAGACATGTGGCTACAAATTCCACCAGCATTGCAGTAGCAAAGTTCCTACAGTGTGTGTCGACATGGACACTGTTAGCAAACG GTGTGACCCCAGCCCTTGCACAGATGAGTACCCTCGGATAATATTGGCAGAAAGTTCTCCATCCCAAAGCAACATTGCCTTAACGCCGGAGCCTGCTGG GATGGACTTGCTGTCCCCAACCTCTGCCTTTCGATTTCCCATGCCCAGTGGAGACGGTCAGTCTCTGCAGAGGCATCGATCCACCTCCACCCCCAACGTTCATATGGTCAGCACGGTGGGCCCCGCTGGTGCCAGCATCATAGAG GAAGTACTAAAGTTTAACAACACAATAG GACCAGAGCCCTCACCCAAGCTATCCACCAGCCCCCCCTCTTCTCTGGGCTCCCCTGGAAGGAAGCCACCCAAATCCCCATCAGAGCACAAGGAACGCAAGCCCTCATCCTCTGATGATAAAAAGAAAGTG CATCGAGGAGGGTATCGGGACTCTAGTTACTACTGGGAGGTCCACTCCCGCGAAGTCAACATCCAGAAGAGAATAGGGGCAGGTTCCTTTGGGACCGTCTTTAAAGGAAAGTGGCACGGCGATGTGGCCATCAAGATCCTGAAAGTCACAGAGCCCACGCCCGAGCAGTTACAGgcgttcaaaaatgaaatgcagGTTTTAAG AAAGACCCGGCACGTCAACATCCTGCTGTTCATGGGCTACATGACCAAGCCCAACTTCGCCATCATCACGCAGTGGTGTGAAGGCAGCAGCTTGTACTGCCATCTGCACGTCAGAGAAACCAAGTTTGACACCATGCGACGCATCGAGGTGGCTAGGCAGACGGCACAGGGCATGGA ttatcTACATGCGAAGAATATTATCCATCGAGACCTGAAATCAAATA ATATTTTCCTCCATGAGGGCTGGACTGTAAAGATCGGGGATTTTGGCCTGGCCACAGTAAAATCACGGTGGAGTGGCTCGCAACAAGTAGAACAACCCAGTGGGTCCATTTTGTGGATG GCTCCTGAGGTGATCCGAATGCAGGACCCCAACCCGTACACATTCCAGTCTGATGTCTATGGATATGGAGTCGTGCTGTTCGAGCTGATGTCTGGGACACTGCCTTACTCTAACATCAACAACAGAGACCAG ATCCTCTACATGGTGGGACGTGGTTATCTCTCCCCAGACCTGAGCAAGTTGTACAGCACCTCACCCAAGTCAATGAAGAGGCTCATCATCGACTGCTTAAAGTTCAAACGCGACGAGAGGCCGCTGTTTCCTCAG ATCCTGGTAGCCATAGAGCAAGTCCAAGACCTGCTGCCAAAAATCGAGCGAAGTCGCTCAGAGCCATCGCTGCACCGGGCCGTCCACGCCGAGGACCTGAACCCCCTCCTGTTCCACACCACACGGCTAATGCCCCTCTAA
- the LOC128761923 gene encoding tetraspanin-4-like — translation MAQGCLRCLKYTMCVANFLCFLSGIAVLSFGIYMKMTFHLEALTPSLTQFAVDNLLVFSGIVITAVSFLGFLGALRENRCLLLTFFLVLFVLMLLELTAASLLLVYDTQIGVWVQKDLRDGLDRAKDSANNTTVVSEWDLLQEEFQCCGINNHTDWGNQVPKSCCLKTCSIPQPPFKKEGCLEVTKRWFEENFLIIGICVILICIIEVLGMCFAMTLFCHISKSGLGYKL, via the exons ATGGCGCAGGGCTGCCTCCGCTGCCTCAAGTACACCATGTGTGTCGCCAACTTCCTGTGTTTC TTGAGCGGCATCGCAGTGCTCAGCTTTGGCATCTACATGAAGATGACCTTTCACCTGGAGGCCCTGACCCCGTCCCTGACCCAGTTTGCCGTGGACAACCTGCTGGTGTTCAGCGGTATCGTCATCACTGCCGTGTCTTTCCTGGGCTTCCTGGGGGCCCTGAGGGAGAACCGCTGCCTGCTGCTGACg TTCTTCCTGGTTCTCTTCGTGCTCATGTTGCTGGAGCTGACGGCAGCGAGTCTGCTCCTCGTCTATGATACAcag atCGGTGTGTGGGTGCAGAAAGATCTCAGAGACGGTTTGGACAGAGCCAAAGACTCGGCCAACAACACCACTGTGGTCTCAGAGTGGGacctgctgcaggaggaa TTCCAGTGCTGTGGAATTAACAATCACACCGACTGGGGAAATCAGGTGCCGAAGTCCTGCTGCCTGAAGACCTGTTCCATCCCACAGCCGCCCTTCAAAAAGGAG GGCTGCCTGGAGGTCACCAAGCGGTGGTTTGAGGAGAACTTCCTGATCATCGGCATTTGTGTCATCCTCATCTGCATCATTGAG GTGCTGGGAATGTGTTTCGCCATGACGCTCTTCTGCCACATCAGCAAGTCTGGTCTGGGGTACAAATTATAG